The Caulifigura coniformis genome includes a region encoding these proteins:
- a CDS encoding sulfatase family protein translates to MPKRFHRVLSAVAMAVILISENLQAAPPNVVLIISDDHGWKDYEFMGHSQLKTPHLDRLASESLVFTRGHVPMSLCRPSLSTIITGRYPHQHGIVGNDPPIPPQARELSRRQVQFHPDYQKVRTEYIAHIDDEATLPAVLGSKLGYVSFQTGKWWEGPATRGGFTEGMTHGDMTRGGRHGDEGLKIGREGMQPAFEFMAKAVQDEKPFLLWYAPLLPHSPHKAPERLIDKYKSLTPHHEVARYWASVEWFDETVGELMSELDRLKVADNTLVLYLADNGWLNKPDADAYAPRSKLSPYEGGLRTPIMIRWPGKVAPRREEKQLASSIDLAPTALRACGLAVPETLPGIDLLDSQQVAARSAVFGEIFEHDIQSMDAPRDSLKFRWVIEGDWKLIKPYEKRLPDATVELFNLADDPDELKNLATHEPSKVAELTRKLDGWWAPDTQ, encoded by the coding sequence ATGCCGAAACGATTTCATCGAGTGCTCTCCGCCGTCGCCATGGCGGTGATTCTGATCTCGGAGAACCTTCAAGCCGCCCCACCCAACGTCGTTCTCATCATCTCGGATGATCACGGTTGGAAGGACTATGAATTCATGGGGCACTCTCAATTGAAGACGCCCCATCTGGATCGTCTGGCGTCAGAATCACTGGTCTTCACCCGCGGCCATGTTCCGATGAGTCTCTGCCGGCCATCGCTGTCAACGATCATTACAGGACGGTATCCGCACCAACATGGCATCGTCGGCAACGACCCGCCGATTCCGCCGCAGGCTCGCGAGCTTTCCCGTCGGCAGGTGCAGTTCCATCCCGACTACCAGAAAGTGAGAACGGAATACATCGCCCACATTGACGACGAAGCGACGCTGCCTGCCGTGCTGGGATCAAAGCTCGGCTATGTCTCGTTTCAGACCGGCAAATGGTGGGAAGGCCCAGCGACGCGAGGCGGATTCACCGAAGGCATGACGCACGGCGACATGACCCGCGGCGGCCGTCATGGCGATGAGGGCCTTAAGATCGGCCGCGAAGGCATGCAGCCGGCGTTCGAATTCATGGCGAAGGCCGTCCAGGACGAAAAGCCGTTTCTGTTGTGGTACGCACCTCTGCTGCCCCATTCCCCCCACAAGGCGCCGGAACGGCTGATCGACAAGTACAAGTCGTTGACGCCGCACCATGAAGTTGCCCGCTACTGGGCCTCTGTGGAGTGGTTCGATGAAACCGTTGGCGAACTGATGTCGGAGCTGGATCGACTTAAGGTTGCGGACAATACGCTGGTTCTTTACCTGGCCGACAACGGATGGCTCAACAAGCCGGATGCCGACGCTTACGCCCCTCGCTCGAAGCTGTCTCCCTACGAAGGGGGCCTGCGGACGCCCATCATGATCCGCTGGCCGGGCAAGGTGGCCCCGCGCCGCGAAGAGAAGCAACTCGCCAGTTCAATCGACCTGGCGCCCACGGCGCTCCGGGCTTGCGGCCTGGCTGTTCCGGAGACGCTGCCGGGCATCGACCTGCTCGACTCGCAACAAGTCGCGGCACGGTCGGCCGTCTTTGGCGAGATCTTCGAACATGACATTCAGTCGATGGACGCTCCCAGGGACAGCCTCAAGTTCCGATGGGTGATCGAAGGCGACTGGAAGCTCATCAAGCCCTATGAGAAACGGCTTCCGGATGCGACCGTCGAATTGTTCAACCTCGCGGATGATCCGGACGAGTTGAAGAACCTTGCAACGCACGAGCCGTCGAAGGTGGCTGAGCTCACTCGCAAGCTCGACGGGTGGTGGGCACCGGACACGCAATGA
- a CDS encoding DUF1559 domain-containing protein: protein MSHTCSGSPGHRQKRPGFTLIELLVVIAIIAILIALLLPAVQQAREAARRTQCKNNLKQFGLGMHNYHDTFNVFPYASTFSDNAASSCASPGPAEQHLAQRRTGGWFMLVLPYIDQAPLFNQIDVNLPMAHAANRPNIENRFFSIASCPSSPLASMGARVDGIGFSDTGSAAAAGGVVVSVQPRMYSPAGGTIGHPQSIGRDCPGAVTDKNFCRNADGGYQPNGVSGGWRCTHRDNGNCRGMFARGVTRLGIKDATDGTSNTILMGEMKPHYSEYGSIWANNTPIALFHLRINSLYLRQAEANKTVAFAAGGGHASYHVGGAQFLMADGSVQFLSENIDYPTYCYLGDRADGNVIGQAF from the coding sequence ATGTCGCACACTTGTTCTGGTTCACCCGGTCATCGGCAGAAGCGACCAGGCTTCACACTGATTGAGCTTCTCGTCGTGATTGCAATTATCGCGATCCTGATCGCACTCTTGTTGCCGGCGGTTCAACAGGCGCGCGAGGCCGCGCGCCGCACCCAGTGCAAGAACAACCTGAAGCAATTCGGGCTGGGGATGCACAACTACCACGACACGTTCAACGTGTTTCCCTATGCGAGCACTTTTTCGGATAACGCGGCCAGTTCGTGCGCGTCGCCCGGACCCGCGGAACAGCACTTGGCCCAGCGACGCACAGGCGGATGGTTCATGCTGGTCCTGCCGTATATCGATCAGGCGCCGCTCTTCAATCAGATCGACGTCAATCTCCCGATGGCGCACGCCGCAAACCGCCCAAACATCGAGAACCGCTTCTTCTCGATCGCCAGTTGCCCGTCGAGTCCTCTCGCCAGCATGGGAGCGCGCGTGGACGGAATCGGCTTCTCGGACACAGGGTCCGCCGCTGCCGCGGGAGGCGTCGTCGTTTCCGTGCAACCCCGCATGTACTCTCCTGCGGGCGGTACCATCGGTCATCCGCAAAGCATCGGAAGAGACTGCCCGGGGGCGGTCACTGACAAGAACTTCTGCCGTAATGCGGACGGTGGGTACCAGCCCAATGGCGTCAGCGGCGGCTGGAGGTGCACGCACCGGGACAACGGCAACTGCCGCGGCATGTTCGCTCGCGGCGTCACGCGTCTCGGCATCAAGGATGCCACTGACGGAACGTCGAACACGATCCTGATGGGTGAAATGAAGCCGCATTACAGCGAGTACGGCTCGATCTGGGCGAACAACACGCCGATTGCGTTGTTCCATCTGCGGATCAACAGCCTCTATCTGCGGCAGGCCGAGGCCAACAAGACGGTCGCCTTCGCGGCCGGCGGCGGACACGCCAGCTATCATGTTGGCGGCGCCCAGTTCCTGATGGCGGACGGCTCCGTCCAGTTCCTCAGTGAGAATATCGACTACCCCACCTACTGCTACCTCGGCGATCGGGCGGACGGAAACGTGATCGGGCAGGCGTTCTGA
- a CDS encoding AraC family transcriptional regulator translates to MNQAATGLDPRGQQQHGNRLTNALCRNLQILRIFLPRAAMKKTTRVIALAVHTVNSFYRGVIRGISRRVHDHADWRVLFVRAQASVSTRRILSNVDAVITHIDQQEWCEFLIRTGIPTVNIDAVLPGLPMPRLNLDDRFIGQMAAEHFSSRGIRRFGFFGQNDLLFSQEREKAFRAAVQSIGGDLQVFDARGRQDLGPRTSLSDTFLRLCDWLRSLEYPIGLLAPWDFWALEVIEACRQLKLRVPEDVSILGVDNDELYCSVSDPSLSSVIVPAEAVGVEAVNQVERLIRERRTTLEHDILLPPIGIATRRSTDFLAIEDADVLAALNFIRDNLHRPIQVPDVLRAVSISRRSLERKVWDAVGITLGAVLRRSRLDRAKQLLVESDLPITAVSRRTGYTDLRHIELAFRQSLGVTPSAFRRNANGISPQT, encoded by the coding sequence TTGAACCAAGCCGCCACTGGGTTGGACCCAAGAGGCCAACAACAGCATGGAAATCGGCTGACCAATGCGTTATGCAGAAATCTGCAAATCTTGCGCATTTTTTTGCCAAGGGCAGCCATGAAGAAAACGACTCGGGTGATTGCGCTCGCGGTTCACACCGTCAACTCGTTCTATCGGGGGGTGATTCGTGGCATCTCACGACGGGTCCATGACCACGCAGATTGGCGTGTCCTATTCGTCCGGGCACAGGCCTCGGTCTCGACCCGCCGAATCCTTTCAAACGTCGATGCCGTGATCACTCACATTGACCAGCAAGAATGGTGCGAGTTCCTGATCCGCACCGGGATTCCCACGGTCAATATCGACGCGGTCTTGCCCGGTCTGCCGATGCCGCGCCTCAACCTCGATGATCGATTCATCGGGCAAATGGCAGCGGAACACTTTTCCTCACGTGGAATTCGAAGATTCGGATTTTTTGGTCAGAACGACCTGCTCTTCTCGCAGGAGCGTGAGAAGGCATTTCGAGCCGCAGTGCAGTCGATCGGCGGCGACCTGCAGGTCTTTGACGCTCGAGGACGTCAGGACCTCGGGCCGCGGACTTCCCTAAGCGATACGTTCCTTCGCCTCTGCGACTGGCTCCGATCACTTGAATATCCGATCGGTCTTCTGGCTCCCTGGGACTTCTGGGCACTGGAAGTCATTGAAGCCTGTCGACAACTTAAACTCCGCGTCCCGGAGGACGTCTCAATCCTCGGGGTCGATAATGACGAACTCTATTGCTCGGTCTCCGACCCCTCGTTGTCGTCGGTGATCGTTCCCGCCGAAGCCGTCGGCGTTGAAGCCGTGAATCAGGTGGAGAGACTGATCCGGGAACGGCGCACAACGCTCGAGCATGACATTCTGTTGCCGCCAATCGGGATCGCCACTCGCCGATCAACCGACTTCCTCGCGATTGAGGATGCGGACGTGTTGGCGGCGCTGAACTTCATCCGTGACAATCTCCATCGGCCGATCCAGGTCCCCGACGTGCTTCGCGCGGTGTCGATCAGTCGCCGCAGCCTGGAGCGAAAAGTCTGGGACGCCGTTGGCATCACATTGGGAGCGGTGCTTCGTCGCAGTCGCCTCGACCGCGCCAAGCAGCTCCTGGTCGAAAGCGATCTTCCGATCACGGCCGTCTCACGCCGGACGGGCTATACCGATTTGAGACACATTGAATTGGCTTTCCGGCAATCGCTGGGCGTGACTCCCAGCGCGTTCCGCAGGAATGCGAATGGCATCAGCCCGCAAACCTGA
- a CDS encoding sulfatase → MRSGRSLSGLSIILVSAIALLCDEVEAAESARPSRPNIILFLVDDMGWSDCGAYGSTYYETPNIDAFAKKAMRFTDAYAQPLCSPTRGCILTGKHAARHGITSATGHISPQGAGFEILPAAAPPNQRMRTPASKNYLDPEEYTLAEALRDAGYRTAHVGKWHLGLIRPHWPERQGFEVAFHCHPDPGPPGFYFSPYGVHPSGAPSQGRRVGTITDGPKGEYIVDRLADEAIRFIETDSEKPFFLNLWSYGVHGPWGHKEEYTKGFASKVDPSGRQQNPIMASMLRSVDECFGKVLTAVERRGLSGNTIIVFNSDNGGNVVSNTPADQGFQQRKATVPPLATWEQWAGKNPPTNNAPLREGKASLYEGGTRVPLMWSWPGKITSGTTNASVVGHIDLYPTLLALAGLDKPTSQAMDGISYANVLQGGGTLDRVAFFNYFPHFGGPGNAGGAWVRRGNRKLIRWFGAAPEERFELYDLSGDIGESKNLAASEPEEVRDLDAQLEQFLEDTGAVLPQPNPAYRPTPK, encoded by the coding sequence ATGCGTTCTGGAAGGTCTTTGAGCGGTCTCTCCATCATCCTGGTGAGCGCCATTGCACTGTTGTGTGACGAAGTCGAAGCAGCAGAGTCCGCGCGTCCGTCGCGACCGAACATCATTCTGTTCCTGGTCGATGACATGGGATGGTCGGACTGCGGTGCTTATGGCTCGACCTATTACGAAACGCCGAATATCGATGCCTTTGCCAAGAAGGCAATGCGATTTACTGATGCCTACGCCCAGCCGCTCTGTTCACCGACCAGGGGCTGCATTCTGACAGGCAAACATGCGGCACGGCACGGAATCACCTCGGCGACGGGGCATATTTCTCCGCAGGGCGCAGGCTTTGAGATCCTTCCCGCCGCCGCTCCTCCCAATCAGCGGATGCGAACGCCGGCCAGCAAGAATTATCTCGATCCCGAGGAATATACGCTGGCGGAGGCCCTACGGGACGCGGGTTATCGAACGGCACACGTCGGCAAGTGGCATCTGGGGCTGATACGGCCGCACTGGCCGGAACGCCAGGGATTCGAGGTGGCGTTTCACTGTCATCCTGATCCCGGACCGCCGGGGTTCTACTTCTCTCCCTATGGGGTCCACCCCAGCGGAGCCCCGAGCCAGGGTCGACGCGTCGGGACAATCACCGACGGGCCGAAGGGGGAATACATCGTCGACCGGCTGGCCGATGAGGCGATCCGGTTCATCGAAACCGATTCGGAGAAGCCGTTTTTCCTGAATCTCTGGAGCTACGGCGTCCATGGTCCCTGGGGCCACAAGGAAGAGTACACGAAGGGCTTCGCTTCGAAGGTGGACCCATCGGGGCGTCAGCAGAACCCAATCATGGCGTCGATGCTGCGGAGTGTCGATGAATGCTTCGGAAAGGTCCTCACCGCCGTGGAGCGAAGGGGTCTCTCCGGGAACACGATCATCGTGTTCAATTCCGACAATGGCGGGAACGTCGTCAGCAACACTCCGGCGGATCAGGGGTTTCAACAGCGCAAGGCGACGGTGCCGCCGTTGGCCACCTGGGAGCAATGGGCCGGCAAGAACCCACCGACCAACAACGCTCCGCTCCGTGAAGGCAAAGCATCACTCTATGAGGGGGGCACCCGTGTTCCTCTCATGTGGTCATGGCCAGGAAAGATCACGTCGGGTACGACCAACGCATCCGTCGTGGGTCACATTGACTTATATCCGACACTGCTGGCTCTCGCGGGCCTCGACAAACCGACGAGTCAGGCCATGGACGGGATCAGTTATGCTAATGTCCTGCAGGGTGGCGGAACGCTCGACCGAGTCGCCTTCTTCAACTACTTCCCGCATTTTGGCGGGCCCGGCAATGCCGGGGGAGCCTGGGTTCGCAGGGGCAATCGCAAGCTGATTCGCTGGTTCGGCGCCGCTCCGGAAGAACGGTTCGAGCTCTACGATCTCTCAGGTGACATCGGCGAATCAAAGAACCTGGCCGCGTCGGAACCCGAAGAAGTGCGTGATCTCGACGCACAACTCGAACAGTTCCTAGAGGACACGGGAGCCGTGCTTCCCCAGCCGAATCCGGCCTACAGGCCGACTCCGAAATGA
- a CDS encoding PKD domain-containing protein — MQLIRVAMLAIVILCRPMRIHGQDSGDRAVPREGIVRTVDLNIGESQTVALADGAAVSIKLVALNETRDGLRDAVRESVVTVEISGQTFELKSGPYRLPLALGGVQIDCPVTRGYTLNARNGTVTAGKANAWGLRKDVRLRLWPVGSAWMSPGTFRYPLRQRWFASDTHMSNEPTFVNGDERIGGQEIYYHYGLDFGGAEGMVEVVAATDGLVVSAAGDTLPDHADSPARRRYDVIYIVDERGWYYRYSHLKTIDVRAGQRVQQGQRLGLLGKEGGSGGWSHLHFDVTTRQPSGNWGIHDAYAYVWEAYRREYAPPVIAVARPHRLAAVGQSIELDASQSWSSTGTIDRCSWRFTDGSTATGGRVERTYSRPGTYSEVVRVADTAGHESIDFAVVQVLDPHHPDELPPAIHAACSPTLGIRPGDDVTFKVRTFRTTDGSEVWDFGDGSPPVEVRSDGAVKLLAKDGYAVTTHRYAREGTYVARVQRSNRRGETATAHLVITVERRE, encoded by the coding sequence ATGCAATTGATCCGAGTCGCAATGCTGGCCATCGTGATCCTGTGCCGCCCGATGCGGATTCACGGACAAGATTCCGGCGACCGAGCTGTGCCACGAGAAGGCATCGTCAGGACAGTCGACCTCAACATCGGTGAATCGCAAACGGTCGCGCTCGCTGATGGAGCTGCGGTGAGCATCAAGCTTGTGGCGCTCAATGAGACTCGCGACGGGCTTCGCGACGCCGTGCGTGAGTCGGTTGTGACCGTGGAAATCAGCGGACAAACCTTTGAGTTGAAGTCCGGCCCCTATCGCCTTCCCCTCGCTCTCGGCGGAGTTCAGATTGATTGTCCAGTCACACGGGGATACACGCTGAACGCCCGAAACGGGACGGTCACCGCCGGGAAAGCCAATGCCTGGGGTCTGCGCAAGGACGTGAGGCTTCGGTTATGGCCCGTGGGCTCGGCCTGGATGTCGCCTGGAACCTTCCGATATCCCCTGCGACAGCGATGGTTCGCCAGCGACACCCACATGAGCAACGAGCCGACGTTCGTGAACGGCGACGAGCGGATTGGCGGGCAGGAGATCTATTACCACTACGGGCTCGATTTCGGCGGGGCCGAAGGCATGGTCGAGGTTGTGGCGGCGACCGACGGACTGGTCGTCAGTGCGGCAGGCGACACGCTTCCGGATCATGCCGATTCGCCCGCCCGCCGCCGTTATGACGTCATTTACATTGTGGATGAACGCGGCTGGTACTACCGATACAGCCACCTCAAGACGATTGATGTCCGGGCCGGTCAGCGGGTGCAGCAGGGACAGCGGCTGGGACTGCTGGGCAAGGAAGGAGGCAGCGGCGGATGGTCACACCTCCACTTCGACGTCACCACGAGGCAACCCTCTGGCAACTGGGGAATCCACGACGCCTATGCCTACGTCTGGGAGGCGTATCGGCGCGAGTATGCGCCGCCGGTCATTGCCGTCGCGAGGCCGCATCGGCTCGCCGCAGTCGGCCAGTCGATCGAACTCGATGCGTCGCAATCCTGGAGTTCGACAGGAACCATCGACCGCTGCTCGTGGCGGTTCACCGATGGTTCAACGGCCACGGGCGGGCGTGTCGAACGAACCTACAGTCGGCCCGGAACCTACAGCGAAGTCGTGCGAGTCGCTGATACCGCTGGTCACGAGTCGATCGACTTTGCTGTCGTCCAGGTGCTTGACCCGCACCATCCGGACGAACTGCCTCCCGCCATTCACGCCGCCTGTTCTCCAACGCTCGGGATTCGTCCGGGCGACGACGTCACGTTCAAAGTCCGCACGTTTCGAACCACCGATGGCTCAGAGGTGTGGGACTTCGGTGACGGCTCGCCGCCAGTGGAAGTTCGGTCCGACGGGGCTGTCAAGTTGTTGGCGAAGGATGGCTACGCCGTGACGACTCATCGCTACGCGCGGGAGGGCACGTATGTCGCTCGCGTCCAACGAAGCAATCGTCGCGGCGAAACGGCAACAGCTCATCTCGTCATAACCGTCGAACGTCGTGAATAG
- a CDS encoding sulfatase, with protein MKGRCCSTIAPGYRNLTGASTLAWILGNGKVNLRVKILDMLGVFAGVLASTPTLLPAADHPRPNFVFILVDDMGFRDISCNGSRFFQTPNIDRLASEGMRFTNAYAACPVCSPTRYSIISGKYPARGRLTNYIAGHRWPDNSPLLPVEWQPYMASDEVTLAEALQSAGYKSACIGKWHLESRGGDKELTANTQPDRQGFDETVSRVVSQQDKGVAGLTDRALEFIRLNKDRPFFVYLAHNSVHIPLEAKPDQIDRHRQRVRADDPQNNPIYAAMVETVDAGVGRIVSELDQLDLATNTIVIFCSDNGGLSVKEGANTPATSNLPLREGKGYLHEGGIRVPLIVRWPGQVRAGSTCDVPVSTVDFYPTFMEVVQKPVPTGQQLDGESLVSLLRQTGTLQRDALFWHYPHYSNQGGRPSGAIRQGEFKLIESYEDGSLELYRVTEDPGELHNLVSQNPDRAKALKWRLDDWRREVGAQMPSSNPIYAPSRPPYSDAAKAPEAWKVVN; from the coding sequence ATGAAGGGGCGATGCTGCTCGACGATTGCTCCTGGGTACCGCAACCTGACCGGAGCATCAACGTTGGCCTGGATTTTGGGTAATGGCAAAGTGAACCTGCGCGTCAAGATCCTTGACATGCTCGGGGTGTTCGCCGGTGTTTTGGCGAGCACACCTACGTTGCTCCCCGCAGCTGACCACCCTCGTCCGAACTTCGTGTTCATCCTCGTGGACGACATGGGATTTCGAGACATTTCCTGTAATGGAAGTCGGTTCTTTCAAACGCCAAACATTGATCGGCTGGCGTCGGAAGGCATGCGTTTCACGAATGCCTATGCGGCGTGCCCGGTCTGTTCTCCGACGCGGTACAGCATCATCTCGGGCAAGTACCCGGCCCGTGGGCGTCTGACGAACTACATCGCGGGGCACCGCTGGCCGGACAACTCGCCGCTCCTTCCCGTCGAATGGCAACCCTACATGGCCTCCGACGAAGTGACGCTCGCCGAGGCGTTGCAATCGGCCGGTTACAAGTCGGCCTGCATCGGGAAATGGCACCTCGAATCGCGCGGCGGTGACAAAGAGCTGACTGCGAACACGCAGCCCGATCGACAGGGCTTCGATGAAACGGTCTCGCGTGTCGTCAGTCAGCAGGACAAGGGAGTGGCCGGGCTGACGGATCGCGCCCTGGAGTTTATCCGGCTCAACAAGGATCGACCTTTTTTTGTTTATCTCGCTCACAACAGCGTCCACATCCCGCTCGAAGCGAAACCGGATCAGATCGACAGGCACCGTCAACGTGTCCGCGCCGATGATCCGCAGAACAATCCCATCTACGCAGCGATGGTTGAGACGGTCGATGCCGGCGTCGGACGAATCGTCAGCGAACTCGATCAACTCGATCTGGCGACGAACACCATCGTGATCTTCTGTTCCGACAATGGCGGGCTGTCGGTCAAGGAGGGCGCCAACACGCCGGCGACGTCGAATCTGCCGCTGAGGGAGGGCAAGGGCTATTTGCACGAGGGGGGAATTCGCGTTCCCCTCATCGTCCGGTGGCCAGGCCAGGTCCGCGCGGGCTCGACGTGCGACGTGCCGGTTTCCACCGTCGACTTCTATCCGACGTTCATGGAAGTCGTTCAAAAGCCTGTGCCGACAGGACAGCAGCTTGACGGTGAGTCACTGGTTTCGTTGCTTCGGCAAACGGGCACGCTCCAGCGCGACGCGCTCTTCTGGCACTACCCGCACTACAGCAATCAGGGGGGCCGACCGTCCGGTGCGATCCGGCAGGGAGAGTTCAAACTGATCGAGTCATACGAGGACGGCTCATTGGAACTGTACCGAGTCACTGAGGATCCAGGGGAACTGCACAACCTGGTTTCGCAGAATCCCGACCGGGCAAAGGCCCTGAAATGGAGACTCGATGACTGGCGCCGGGAGGTCGGTGCACAGATGCCGTCATCGAATCCGATCTATGCCCCATCTCGGCCCCCGTACAGCGACGCCGCAAAGGCGCCGGAGGCGTGGAAAGTCGTCAACTGA